The genome window CAATCGCATGGCGCTGTTGTTCAAACTCGGTAAGCAGGTGCAAGGCTTGCGGATTTTGCGCCAGCGTGTAGCGCCATTGCGCCAGGCGGGCTTTGGTATCGTGCAATTCCAGCGTACCGACACCGGCGTGGTCATGGTGTTTCAGCGCCAGGTCGGCGCGCAAAGGCCAGGCTTGCCAGGTCGATTCGCCATGCGAACGTGACAACAGTTGTAAATTTGTAAGAATTACAATGCCAGACACAAAATGTAGACTTAAATCAAGATCAAGCTCGAGGTGAGCGAGTATGATTTCATCCTTGCCCAAACGGACGTTAACATCCTGCCATGTCGCAGGAAGGGCGTTTTTTGCTGGCAATAAAGGTGAAGAGGCGGTTTTCATCAAAGCTGGAAGGGTTTTCCGTAAAGAACGAATATTCGTGAACTTGCGACCAGAATATATGGTTTTGTCTCAAATTGGCGGCCAGTATATCCAAACGCACCCGACTTGTTTGTCGTATTCCCGCGCATCAAAAATATAATCACTAAATAAGTAAACCAAAAAACCGCGAGCGCGTTACAGCTATTTTAGCCACCAAGTTTTGGCTTTCCCCCTACATACTTTCCATTACAAATGAACAACAAAACCATCGATATTATCGATGTGCTAAGTTTACGCGGACCAAATATCTGGACTTACCGTCCAGTGCTGGAGGCATGGGTTGATATTGGCGAACTGGAAGACTTTCCCTCCAACACCATCCCCGGCTTCTATGAGCGGCTCACCGCCTGGTTGCCTAGCTTGGTCGAACATCATTGTGGCGTCGGCGTACATGGCGGTTTCCTGATGCGCCTGCGTGAAGGCACCTGGCCCGGCCACATCATGGAACATGTGATGATTGAGCTGCAAAACCTGGCCGGCATGCAAAGCGGTTTCGGCAAGGCACGTGAAACTTCGAAACGCGGTGTGTACAAGGTTGTTGTCCGCGCCCGCCACGAAGAAGTCAGCCGCGCCGCCCTGGTTGCCGCCCGTGACCTGGTCATGGCTGCGATCCAGGATAAACCGTTTGACGTCAAAGGCGCGGTCGACAATTTGCGCGACATCCTGGAATCTGTAGCGTTGGGACCAAGCACCGGCTGTATCGTCGATGCTGCGACCGATCGTCGCATACCATCGATGCGCCTGAATGAGGGCAATCTGGTGCAACTCGGCTACGGCGCACGCCAACGCCGCATCTGGACCGCGGAAACCGACCAGACCAGCGCCATCGCGGAAACCATTTCCAGTGACAAAGAATTAACAAAAACACTGCTGCAATCCTGCGGCGTACCGGTGCCGGAAGGCCGCATCGTCAATAGCGTCGCCGATGCCTGGGATGCAGCCGAAAGCATAGGTTTACCGGTTGTCATCAAACCGCTGGACGGCAACCATGGCCGCGGCGTCTCAACCAACCTAAATAATCAAAAAGATATAGAAGCCGCCTTCCTGCTGGCCGAACAGGAAAGCAGTGATGTCATTGTCGAGCGCTTCGTGCGCGGCAATGAACATCGCCTGCTGATCATCGGCGGTCGCCTGGTCGCCGCAGCACGTGGCGAAGAAGCATCTATCGTTTCCGATGGCGTCTCGACCATTTCCGAACTCATTAATAGCCAGCTCAACAGCGATCCGCGTCGCGGCAGCAGTGAAGACTGCCCGCTGAACCTGATCCTGATCGACGAAGCGGACGACCCGCGCGTGGTCTTGCTGGAATTGGCGCGCCAGGGCTACACCACTGAATCGATCCCGCCCGCCGGTGAAAAAATCCTGGTGCAACGCAATGGCAACGTCGCTTTCGACGTAACCGACCAGGTACATCCGAGCGTCGCCGCTGCAGCTTCATTGGCTGCGCGCATCGTCGGCCTGGATATCGCCGGTGTCGACCTGGTGGCGGAAGATATTTCCCGTCCGCTGGAAGAACAAGGCGGCGCGATTGTTGAAGTCAATGCCGGTCCGGGCTTGTTGATGCATCTGAAACCAGCCGACGGCCCGGCGCGCCCGGTCGGACGCGCCATCGTCGATCATTTGTTTGCAGAAGACCAGAACGGCCGCATTCCTATCGTCGGTGTGACCGGTTCGCACGGCAGCACCGTTGTCTCGCGCCTGATCGCATGGTTATTGCACCTGCAAGGCAAGTATGTCGGCCTGGCATGCCGCGACGGCTTGTTCCTGCGTCAGCGCCATGTCCTGCAAAAGGAAAGCGACAACTGGCAGGCCACCCGCCAGGTCTTGCTCAACCGTATGGTGGAAGCAGCCGTTTTTGAAAACAGCAGCAAAGCCATCCTGTCCGAAGGCCTGGCTTACGACTGGTGCCAGGTCGGTGTGGTAACGAATATCGACCCTACCGACAAACTGCCTGAGTTCTACATCGAAGATGCGGATCAAATGACCAAGGTCGCACGCACCCAGGTCGATATCGTATTGCCGGATGGCGTCGCCGTACTCAATGCCGCCGATGCACGCGTTGCAGAATTTGCTTCACTGTGCGACGGCAGCGTGATTTTCTTTGCGGCTTCACCATCGACACCTGTCATCGTCGCGCATCAAGCCGAAGGCGGCCGCAGTGTATTCGTACGCGACGGCAATATCGTACTGGCAACGGGCAAGGAAGAAGTGTTGGTCAGCGCAGCGCAAGAACGCGCCGACCTCAGTATCGAAAACAGTTTGGCAGCAATTGCAGCAGCATGGGCCTTGGGCATCAGCCCCGATTTGATGAAGGCCGGGATAGAAACATTTGAATCAACAGATGCTAACATCAGGGCCTGAAAATCATGAGCTCAGTATACGCACACCACGAAAATAAAGAGACCAACGCAGTCTATCTCGATGCGTTAATCGATAAAGCACCGGCTAGCGGCAAAAAGAGAACCGTTGCGCCAAGAAGGAAGATGCTCATGGAAATATCCCGCGTTCGCGCCTTGCGCGGCCCCAACCTGTGGAGCCGGCATACGTCGATTGAAGCCATTGTGTC of Janthinobacterium sp. Marseille contains these proteins:
- the cphA gene encoding cyanophycin synthetase, translated to MNNKTIDIIDVLSLRGPNIWTYRPVLEAWVDIGELEDFPSNTIPGFYERLTAWLPSLVEHHCGVGVHGGFLMRLREGTWPGHIMEHVMIELQNLAGMQSGFGKARETSKRGVYKVVVRARHEEVSRAALVAARDLVMAAIQDKPFDVKGAVDNLRDILESVALGPSTGCIVDAATDRRIPSMRLNEGNLVQLGYGARQRRIWTAETDQTSAIAETISSDKELTKTLLQSCGVPVPEGRIVNSVADAWDAAESIGLPVVIKPLDGNHGRGVSTNLNNQKDIEAAFLLAEQESSDVIVERFVRGNEHRLLIIGGRLVAAARGEEASIVSDGVSTISELINSQLNSDPRRGSSEDCPLNLILIDEADDPRVVLLELARQGYTTESIPPAGEKILVQRNGNVAFDVTDQVHPSVAAAASLAARIVGLDIAGVDLVAEDISRPLEEQGGAIVEVNAGPGLLMHLKPADGPARPVGRAIVDHLFAEDQNGRIPIVGVTGSHGSTVVSRLIAWLLHLQGKYVGLACRDGLFLRQRHVLQKESDNWQATRQVLLNRMVEAAVFENSSKAILSEGLAYDWCQVGVVTNIDPTDKLPEFYIEDADQMTKVARTQVDIVLPDGVAVLNAADARVAEFASLCDGSVIFFAASPSTPVIVAHQAEGGRSVFVRDGNIVLATGKEEVLVSAAQERADLSIENSLAAIAAAWALGISPDLMKAGIETFESTDANIRA